The genomic region GACGCGGGGATGCCGCACGCGTACTACGAGATCCTGGTCCGGCTCTCCGAGGCGTCCGGGCACCAGTTGCGGATGAGCGAGCTGGCCGAGCTGACCGGGTCGTCGCGCAGCCGGCTCTCGCACGCGGTGGCCCGGCTGGAGGCGGCCGGCTGGGTGCGCCGCGAGGAGTGCCCCACCGACCGGCGCGGGCAGATCGCCCTGCTCACCGACGCCGGTTTCGCCACCCTCAGCGCCGCCGCACCCGGCCACGTCGAGGGGGTACGCCGCCACCTGTTCGACGCGCTGAGCCCGGCCCAGGTCGACCAGCTTCGCCGGATCAGCGAGACACTGGCCGAGCACCTGACAAGATCCTGACCGATCGACACCGGCGCGGGACTTGTACTTAACGTCGTCGAATGAGCACGATGGGGCGTGCCCTCCGGCTTCGGCGAACTGACTGATCAGGCGCAGCACCTCGTGTCCGCTGGCGACCTCGCCGGTGCGCAGCGGCTGCTCGCCGACGCGCTCACCGACGCCGACCCCCGCCCCGCCAACGCCACCCCCGAGTTGGCCGAGGCGGCAAGCCTCCAGGCGCGGGTGCTCGTCGCCCTCGGCGAGCCGCACTCCGCGCGGGGGTGGGCCGCCTTCACGTACGCCGCCAGCACCCGGCTGCACGGCCGCTCCGACCCGCGTACGGTGGCCGCCGCGGCCACCCTGGCGGCGGTGCTGCACCGGGTCGGCAGCCACTCCCGCGCCGCTCGGCTCTACCAGGAAGTCATCATCGAGCTGACCGCCCAGGACGGGCCGGAGTCCCTGCGGGTGCTCGCCGCGCACGCCGACCTGGCCACCGTCGAGTACGCCCGGGGCCAGTGCACGGTGGCCCGCGACCGACTCCAGGACGCCTGGGAGCTGCACCGCGAGGTGTACGGCGACGGGCACCCCAGCGGCATCAAGATGCTGGCCCGGCTCGGCGCCATGCAGCGCGACTGCGGCCAGTTCACCGAGGCGCACGACAACCTGGCGTTGGCCAGGGAGTTGTCCCGGCAGCACCTGCCCGCCGACGATCCGCTTGCCCAGCAGGTCGCGGCCCTGGCCCGGGCGGCGGCCAACCCCGACCACGTCTGCGCCGACGACGCACCTGCCGGCCGGGATGCCCCGCTGGTGCCGGCCGCCCGTAACCCACCGCACGACCACCCGGTCGAGTCCGGCTACCACCCGTCGACGTCCCCGCCGCAATCCGCCAAGCCGGCGCCGGACGGCCCTGCCGAAGCCGATAACGACCCGGCCGACGTGACGTTCGCCGACAGTCAAGGCTTCAGGAGCGACGAGGGCTCCACGGACGACGAGGGCTTCACGGACGGCCACGGGTTCACGCGAGGCCAAGGGTTCACGGAAGGCGGCAGTTTCGCCCCTGCTCACGGGGTTGCAGCCGGCGCCAGTGCGGTGCCGAACCCCCGGGTCCCCGCCGACGAACGCGGCGGATCGGCTGGCCTCCGCTGGCCACCAGAGCAGGCAGACGAGCCCACGCCCCACTCGACGGACACGCCGGTCCCGCCCTCCGTGGTCGGCTTCACCGGCAGCAGCACCGAGGAGGCCTCCGGCGTCTACCGGCTGCACCAGCCGGGCCGGCCGGCCGACGCGAACCCACCGTCCGCGCCGTCCAGGGCGGGTGAACCGCCGTCCGAGTCGTACCAGCCGTTCCAGCCATCGGAGCCGTACACACCGGGCGACCCGTACACGCCGCCGGAGCCCTACACGCCGTCACGTCTATTGCCGGTGCCCGTGCATCGGGCACCGCCGCCGCCGCCGCGCAACCGGCTCGTTCCGGTGCTGGTGGCGGGCGTGGTCGTGGTGCTGCTGGGCACGACGGCGGTGATCGCCGGCGTGGCCCGGGTCGGCGACGGGGACGACAAGCCGCCAGCACCGGCCACCGGCGCGCCCAGCGCGGGCCCGACGAGCCCTGGGGCACCGGACACCAGCGGCGCGGCGCCGGGCGGCGGCGCGCCCGCCAGCACCCCACCGCCAGCGGCCGCGCCCGGGACCCCACCGGGCTCGGTGACTCTGCGCGACAACCGAGACAACATCACCTTGCGCTGGACGTACCCGGCCGGCGGCGAAGGGCCAGTGATCATCTCTGCCGGGCGGGCGGGGCAGGACAAGACGGCCATCGCCACGCTGCCGGCCGGTGCCGACACCTACATCGTCTACGCGTTGAATCGCGCCAACGACTACTGCTTCACCGTGGCGGTCGTCTGGTCCACCGACTCCGTCGCGCCCGCCGACCAGGTCTGCACCAACCGCCGCTGACTAGCCCTCGCCACCGACGAGTCACCACCCACGGCGGTGACAATCCGTGGCTGTTGCGTCGGTTGAAGCAGAGCAAAGAGCGCGAACACCTTTGTGGCGCCTATCGCCGTTCGTTACGTTCCGTGATAGTTCGTCCCGGGTCGTCCTCGGTGCCGTCTGTCGGCGGCACCGGTAGTAGCAGACGCACCTGCAGCCCCGGTCGGACACCAGCACCAGCACCAGCGAGAGCCTTGCCGTGGGCGCTGGCACGCCGATCGGCAGCGACGTTCGCGCCGACGATGCTGTCGGCGGCGGTGCTGTCGGTGGTGGCGGCGTTGTCGGTTGCTGTGGCTGTGGCTGTGGTCAGGGTGATGGTGCCGCCGGCGCGGCGGACCAGTTCCCGCACGATGGCCAGGCCCAGGCCGGCGCCGCCGTCGTCGCGGCCCCTCCCGTCGTCCAGCCTGGTGAACCGGTCGAAGACCCGATCCCGGTCCGCCGCCGGGATCCCCGGGCCGTCGTCGGTCACCGTCACCAGGTGGTACGCCCCATCGTGGCTCGGCTCGGCAGCGAGCACGACGCTTTCGTGCGCGTGCCGGACCGCGTTGTCGACAAGGTTGGCCAGGACGCGGCGCAGCTCGTCGGCGTTCCCGACCGTCCACAGCGGGCCGGGATAAGGCACGACCCGCACCGGCGGCGACGGATAGCGGGCGGCCACCTCGCTCAGCAGCGCGCCCAGTTCCACAGGGCCGGTCAGCCGGGCCACCGGCGTCTCGTCCAGGCGGGCCAGCAGCAGCAGGTCGTCGACCAGCCGGCTCAGCCGCTCGGTGTCGGCGAGCAGGTTGGCCGTCACCGCCGTCCAGTCCGTACGGTCGGCGAGTCGCTGCGCCACCTCCAGCTCCGTACGGATGTTGGTGAGCGGGCTGCGCAGCTCGTGCGCCGCGTCGGAGACGAACGCCCGCTGCCGGTCCCGGGCAGTCTCCAGGCGGTCCAGCATGCCGTTGAGGGTGACCGCCAGTCGGTGGATCTCGTCGGCTGACGCGGGCACCGGCAGACGTCCGGCACCGGCCCGCCCGGTGATCTCCTCGGCGCCTCGACGGAGCGCCTCCACGGGCCGCAGGGTCGCGCCGACCACCCGCCACGCCACGGCGGCCAGCGCGGCCACCAGCAGCGGAAACGCCACCAGCAGGATGGTCCGCACCACGTGCGTGCTGTGCCGCACGTCGGCCATCGACCGGGCCACCAGCACGGTGAGCGGGTCGGCCGCGGTTCCTGCGGGTACGGCCACCACCCGCACCGGGCCGACGAGACCGACCCGCTCGGCGGGCGCCTCCAGCCGCTGTCTGCGGCCGGTGTCCAGTCGTTCCGGGCGGACCATCGGAACGAGCCGGTCCGCGTCAATCGAGGCGGCCCGGATGCGTCCCTGAGCGTCGATCACCTGGACGCGGACCTGACCACCGGCCACCGGCAGCGGGTCGGGCAGCGCGTCCTCGGCGGCGAGCAGGGCGACCGCGTCGGCGGTCCGGAACGCCTCGGTGTCCACGGTCCGCTGGAGCACGTACCCGAGCGTGCCGAGCAGCACGACCCCGCCGAGGGCCAGCGCGACGGTGAGGCCGAACACCCCGAGCGCCAGAAGCCGTCCCCGCAGGCCCAACGCCGGCAGCCGTCCGCCCCGGAGCCGACCGGCGCCCGGCGGGTCGGCGCGGGTCACGTCGCCAGCCGGTAGCCGGCGCCCCGGACCGTCTCCAGCCGGTCGCGGCCGAGCTTGCGGCGCAGGTAGCCGACGTACACCTCGACGACGTTCGGCGCTGTCTCCAGGCTGGCGTCCCAGACGTGATCCAGCAGCTCGATCTTGGACACGACCTGACCGGGTCGGCGCATCAGGTAGTCCAGCAGCGCGAACTCCCGCGCCGTCAACGTCACCTCGGCGTCGGCACGCGTGACCCGGCGTCGGGCCGGGTCCAGTCGCAGGTCGCCGACCGTCAGCACCGTCGGGCGCTCCGGCGCGCCCCGGCGCAGCAGCGCCCGCAGGCGAGCCAGCAGCACCACGTACGAGAAGGGCTTGGTGAGGTAGTCGTCGGCGCCGCAGTCCAGCCCGTCGGCCTGGTCGTACTCGCCGTCCTTGGCGGAGAGCATGAGCACCGGCAGCCAGTGCTGCTCGGCGCGCAGCCGACGGACCAGTTCGTAGCCGGAGAGCCCGGGCAGCATCACGTCGAGGATCATCGCGTCGTACCCGCCGTGCCGGGCGGCGTCCAGGCCGGCCGGGCCGGTAGCGGCCACGTCGACCGCGAACCCCTCCGCCTGGAGACCCCGTTGCAGGGCACTCGCCAGCCGGGCCTCGTCCTCCACCACCAACAGTCGCACCGCTCAAGGGTGCCACCTGGGTCAATGCGGGCGTCCTCAGCGCGTTCACAGGGGCCAGCGGGCAGGATGGTACGCAGGAGGTGCCCACCATGTCCGTCCTGAGAAGCCGTCCCGTCCTGCGTTGGCTGGTCCCGGCGACCGCCGCTGTCGCCGTCATCGGCGGTGGCGCGGCCATCGGCACGTTCGCCGCCGAGGCCGAGCCGAGCCTGCCACCGCGTACCGCCGCTCAACTCCTTGTCGACCTGCAGGAGTCCCGCCTCGAAGGGTTGTCCGGCACTGTCGTGCAGCGCGCCGACCTCGGTCTGCCGCCGCTGGCCGGGCTGATCCCCGGCAACGACCTGACCACCCTGCTGACCGGCACGCACACCCTGCGGGTCTGGTATTCCGGGCCGGAGCGGCAGCGGATCGCCCTGCTGGACACCCTCGGCGAACGGGACGTCATCCGCAACGGGCGGGACCTGTGGACCTGGGAGAGCCGCGGCAACACCGCGCGCCACCGTACTCTCGGCGAGGCCGCGACCGCCGGAAAGCCGGCGCTCGACGCCCGGCCGAGCATGCCGGCCACGCCGCAGCAGGCCGCGGACCTGGCGCTTGGCGCGATCGACCCGAGCACCGAGGTGAGCGTGGGCCGCTCGGCCACCGTCGCCGGGCGGGACGCCTACGAGTTGGTGCTCCAGCCGCGCGACCGCGACTCGCTCGTGCACCAGTTGCGGATCGCCATCGACGCCAAGCAGCACGTGCCCCTGCGCTTCGAGGTGCTCGCCAAGGGCAGCGACCAGCCGGCGTTCGAGGTGGCCTTCACACAGGTCGACTACCGGCAACCCGACGTCGACCAGTTCACCTTCAACCCACCGCCCGGGGTGACAGTCACGGAGGAGAACGGCAAGCTGCCTGCCGCCGGTCGGCCCGAACACGCACAGCCGGCCGGTGACCCGCAGGTACGCGCCGAGGGCTCCGGCTGGGCCACAGTGCTTGTCACCCGGCTGGACGGGGCGGCTGGCGCCAAGCCCGGATCGCCGGCGTCGAAGCCCGCCGTACCGCCGGCCGCCGACGCGCCGGACATGTCGAAGTTGCTCGGCGGCCTGACTGCGGTCAGCGGCGACTGGGGCAGCGGTCGGCTGTTGACGAGCAAGTTGTTCAGTGTGCTGCTCACCGACGACGGGCGGGTGCTCGCCGGAGCGGTCACGCCGGAGCGGCTGTACCAGGTCGCCCGCGGCTGACGTCAGCGGTGTGCTCGCGCCGGGTCGACCTCACGGTCGGCCCGGCGCCTCGTTGTGCGGGTGATACCGGCCCGTCGGGCTTGGTGGGTGCCTACCGAACGCGCTATCTTCAACAATTCGGAAGGCACTAAAAAAGAACGACTCAGAAAGCCGTTCTTGCACGACATTCTAATCTTTGGGGAGACGGCTTGTCAAGGCACTCCGGTGGTACCGGTGAATTGTCGCTCGACGACGAGATCGGCCGCGAGCAGGAGTACGTCTCGATGCTCTACGACCGGCTGGACGGGCTGCGTGAGCAGGCCGCCCACCGGCTCACCGACGCGCTGCGCAGCACCGGCGGCACCCTCCAGGACCGTTCCCAGCGCGACAGCTCGGTAGCTATGTACGCCGACCAGGTCGAGCAGTTCTCGGCAGTGGAGAATGGTCTCTGTTTCGGCCGGCTCGACGGCGACGACGATTCCCGCCGCTACATCGGCCGGATTGGGATCTTCGACACCAGCGGTGACTACGACCCGCTGCTGATGGACTGGCGTGCCCCCGCCGCCCGCGCGTTCTACCTCGCCACCGCCGCCAACCCGCAGGGCGTCCGCAGGCGTCGGCACCTACGCACGCGGCAGCGCAAGGTGACCGGGCTCAACGACGAGGTGCTCGACATCGACAGCGCCTCCCCCGGCGCGCACGAGGAGTTGACGGGCGAGGCGTCGCTGCTCGCCGCGTTGAACGCCGGCCGTACCGGCCGGATGCGCGACATCGTGGAGACCATCCAGGCCGAGCAGGACACCATCATCCGCGCCGACCTGCCCGGGGTGATGGTGGTCCAGGGCGGCCCGGGCACCGGCAAGACGGCTGTCGCGCTGCACCGGGCGGCGTACCTGCTCTACACACACCGCCGGGAGCTGTCCAGCCGGGGCGTGCTGCTTGTCGGCCCGAACGCGACCTTCCTGCGCTACATCTCCCAGGTGCTGCCGACGCTTGCCGAGACGGGCGTGCTGCTGCGTACCCAGGGTGATCTTTTCCCCGGGGTGAGCGCGCAACGGACGGAGCCGGCCGAGACGGCGGCGCTCAAGGGCCGGGCCGTGCTGGCCGAGGTGCTGGCGCTCGCGGTACGGGACCGGCAGTGGGTGCCGGAAGAGCCGCTGGAGATCGAGGTGGAGCGGGAGGCGCTGACCCTCGACCCGGAGACCGTCCGGGCCGCCCGGGACCGGGTCCGCCGCGCCGACCGCCCGCACAACCTGGCGCGGGCGCTCTTCGACGTGGAGATCGTGCACGCCCTCGCCGACCAGGTGGCCGAACGGATCGGCGCCGACCCGCTGGGCGGGGACAACTTGCTCGACGAGGCCGACCGTGCCGAGATCCGCAGGGAGTTGCGCGACGAGCCCGAGATCCGCGCCACCCTGGACCAGCTCTGGCCGGTGCTCACCCCACAGCGCCTGCTCGCCGACCTGTACGCCGACCCCTCCCGGATCGCCGCCGCCGCGCCGATGCTCACCGACGACGAGCGGGCGCTGCTGCACCGCGAGCCGGGTGGCTGGACGCCGGCGGACGTGCCGCTGCTGGACGAGGCCGCCGAACTGCTCGGCGAGGACGAGCGGGCCGCCGCCGCCCGCCGGGATCGCATCCGCCGGATGGAACGGGAGTACGCCGAGGGTGTGCTGGAGATCGCCCGGGGCTCCCGCTCGATCGACGTCGAGGACGAGGCCGAGGGCGGCGAGATCCTCGGTGTGACCGACCTGATCGACGCCGACCGGCTGTTGGAACGGCAGGAGGAGGCCGACCGGCTGACCACCGCGCAGCGCGCCGCGGCCGACCGGAAGTGGGCGTTCGGGCACGTGATCGTGGACGAGGCGCAGGAGCTGTCCCCCATGGCGTGGCGTCTGCTGATGCGCCGCTGCCCGAGCCGGTCAATGACGATCGTCGGGGACGTGGCGCAGACGGGGGCACTGAGCGGCACACCGTCGTGGGCCGAGGCCCTCGCCCCGTACGTGGCGCAGCGGTGGCGGCTCACCGAGCTGACAGTGAGCTACCGGACGCCCGCCGAGATCATGGCGGTCGCCGCGGAGGTCCTCGCCGAGATCGACCCCGAGTTGCGGCCGCCGCGCTCGGTGCGGGAGAGCGGCGTACCGCCGTGGGACCGGGCTGTGCCCGACGAGCAGTTGCCGGCGGAGCTGGTGCGGGTAGCCACCCGCGAGGCCCTCGACCTGGCCGAGGGCCGACTCGGCGTGATCGTGCCGGCCAGCCGGGTCGCCACGCTCGGCGCCGCGCTGACCGCAGCGCTGCCCGAGGCCGCAGTCGGCGAGCACCCCGAGCTGGAGAGCCGGGTGGTCGTACTGACCGTCGCGCAGGCCAAGGGCCTCGAATTCGACTCGGTGCTTGTGGTCGACCCGGACCTGATGGTCGCCGAGTCACCACGCGGCCGCAGCGACCTCTACGTGGCGCTAACCCGAGCCACCCAACGCCTGGGCATTCTCCGCACCACTCCGTAACCCTCCCGCCCCCGCCCTCCCCGGTCGATCATGAGGTTGACGTGGACTGTGATCTTCCACAGCCACGCCAACCTCATGATCAACGCCTAAGGGGTGGGTGGGTGGCTAGTCGTTTGTGGGCTTGGCTGGGCCGGTCGCTGATGTGGACTGGTCGCTTGTGTTACCGCCCATCGGGGTGCTCAGGCCGCCGGTGGTGGCATCACCCGTCGTGGTCGGCGCAACCTTGCCCGGGTGGCGCTCCGGTTGGCGCGCCACTCGGCGCACGCTCGCCGGTCCTGCCGTTCCGCCGGTAGTGGTGATCGCGCCCTGACCCCGGGTGGGGCCACCGTCGCGCAGCACCGTCGGGTCGATCGGCTGGTGCGCCGGGTCGTACGGGTCGACCTCCTGGATCACCCGCTCCACGTCGGTACGGGGCAACGTCACCTCGTCGATGGCGCCCTTGCCGTACACGCCGCCGGCGATCCGGTCCTCGGCCTGGCGGGCGGCTTCCTGTCGCATGTCGTCCTCACGCACGTCATCACCTCACAGAAGCTGTGGAACCGACTGCGTGCCCGGCCACCGGCCCGGCAAACCCGCGCCGGTGGCCCGGAGGTCGTCCACCCCGGTTCACCGGACCGGACGTGCGCACCCTCCAGGCGCGGTACGACCTGAAGGTGATCCCGTACACCGTCGACGACGCGACGGTCATGCAGCGGGTCATCGACCTGGGAGTGGACGGCATCGTCACCGACGACCCGGATCTGTTGGTGAGCGTCGCGATCCGCAACGGCCTGCGCTGAGGCCCCGACCCGACCGCCGGCTGGGATATTTCCGGCCGGCGGTCGGGTTACCTGCTCACTGGCCTCGGGTAGTCGGGGGGTGTCCCCGCCGTGAACGCGAACCGTGCCGTGGCCGACACGCGGTAGCGGGGCGAGGGAACGCAGGTACGACTCATCGCATCCTGAGGAGGACCAGATGAGCACGCAGGCTGCTTCCACCAGGCCGATGAACCGGCCCATGAACGACCCGCAGAACCCCGCGTCGATGCGGAACACGCCGACGCAGCAGATGCCGGCCATGCACGACGGGCACCGGGAACAGATGCCGTCGCCAGGTACGGAAACCAAGCAGGCGTTCCTGACGACGGAATTCTGGGTCTACGCTGCCGCAGTCGCGCTGGTGGTGATCTCGGCGTTCTGGAAGGGCACCACCGCCAACGGGTTGAACATCAACAACCCGAACCAGGCGTGGTGGTTCCTGACCATCCTGACCGGTGGTTACCTGGTCAGCCGTGGCCTGTCGAAGGCGGGCTCGGCGCGCCGGTCCGGCCGGGAGCGCAACAAGCGCTGACGTGGGTCAACAGACGTGAAAAAGGCAGTGGCCTCCGGGAGATTCTCCCGGAGGCCACTGTCGTATCTGGACGCCTACTCTTCGAACCCGCCGAAGTCCCCGCCGAAGTCCTCACCGGCGTCGCCCTCGAAGGCGTCACCGATCATCTCGCCGGCGATCATGCCGCCGGCGACGCCGAGCGCCGCACCGGCCACCATGCCGCCCATGCCGACTCCCCTGCCGTGGCCGTGCCCGTGGCTCTTGCCCGCCCCGTACCCCTGGGGCCCGTACCCCTGGGCGCGCAGGCTGCCGTAGCGGGAGGTGGTCTCGCGCAACCAGCCGTCGACGACCTGCGCCCAGTCGACCTTGTCGGCGTCGGCGTGCGACACCTGGTAGCGGCCGAACGCGTCGTGCCCGGCGCTGAGGAAGCCGCCGCGCTTGTCGCACTCAAGGATCACCTCGACGCCGTGCGGACTGGTCACGAAGGTCAGCTCGGCCTCCCTGATCGTGCTGGCGTACTGCGGCGCGGCGAAGAACTCGATCTCCTGGTAGAACGGCAGCGTCTGCTGCACACCCCGGATGTGGCCGCGCTCAAGGTCGGCGTGCTTGAACTGGAAGCCGAGGCGCTGGAACGCCTCCAGGATCCGCTCGTGCACCGGCAGCGGGTGCACCGCCACCTGGTCCAGGTCGCTCTTGTCGACGGCGCGGGCGATGGCCAGCTCGGTGCGCAGGCCCATCGTCATGCCGTGCAGGCGCTGGCCGTACACGTCGGTGATCGGGGTTTCCCACGGCACCGGCAGCTGGAACGGGATGGAGAGCTGCTGCTTGGGCGCGAGCTGGAGCGGGCCGCTGACGACCATGCGGTGGAACTCCAGCGTGCCCGAGTACTCCGCGTCGTGCCCTTCGACCTCGACCCGTGTCACCAGACCGATGACGACCTGCTCGATGGCCGCCGGAGCGTCGCCGCCGACGAGGTTGACGTGTCCGTCGAGGGTCAGACCGGGGCGGGTGTTGGGGTTGGTCAGCACGGTGTCCACGCTGGGACCGCCGACGCCGAACGCGCTCAACATCTTCTTGAAGACCATCGGAACTCCTGTGCGACGGGCGACCGCTCCAGATTGGAGCCGGACGTTTACTCGATGCGCACCTTATCCAGATGCGCTGTGAGGTGGCTGTGAGCACGCGCGGCGTCCCACGCCAGTCGATCATGGAGTTGTGGTGCCGGACGAAAGTCGCCAACCGGGGCAAGTCACCCACCACAACTACATGATCGACGGAGGGATCAGGCAGGCTCGACGATTACCAGCTCGCCTACCTGATCGGCTATCGTCGTGCGGGCTTCGGGCGGCAGCCCTACGTCGGTTATCAGCACGTCGGCTGCCTCCAGCGGGGCGATCGTGGCGATGCCGATGGTCTCCCACTTCGTGTGGTCGGCGAGCACCACCAAGCGGCGGGCGGCGCCGATGAGGCACCTGTTGACGCCGGCCTCCAGCAGATTCGGCGTGGTGAAGCCGGTACGCGGGCTGAGCCCGTGCACCCCCAGGAAGAGCAGGTCCACGTTGAGCGCGCTTATCGCCGCTTCGGCCACCGGCCCGGTCAACGCGTCCGACGGGGTGCGGATGCCGCCGGTCAACACCACTGTCTGGTCGGCGCGCGGGTTCTGGTAGAGCGCGTCGGCCACCGGGATCGAGTTCGTCACCACCGTCAGCCCGCGGACGTCGGAGATCAGCGTGGCAAGCGCGGCGGTGGTGGTGCCCGCGGACAGCGCGATGGCCATTCCCGGCTCCACCATCCTCGCCGCCCGCTCGGCGATGGCCCGCTTCTCGGCCTGCTGGCGGATCGACTTCGCGGCGAAGCCGGGCTCCTCGGCCGAACCCGGCCCGGCGAGCGTCGCACCGCCGTGCACCTTGTCGACAAGGCCACGCTCGGCGAGCACCTCGAGGTCACGCCGGATCGTCATGTCGGACACGCCGAACCGGCTGACCAGTTGGCTCACCCGTACACCGCCGCGCTGACGGATCAGATCGAGGATGGCGGTCTGCCGCTGCTGGGCGAGCATCCGGGGAACCTCCTTCGCGCCGTGGGTGTGGTCGGATCAGGCCGGTTCGTCGGCTCGATCTTCCCGGATGACCGCCACCTCGCCGGCCGGCACCGTCAGCTCACCGGCACACAGTGCCCCGGTCAGCAGCTCGGTGCCGCTCACCGGGACGCGTACCTCATTGTCGGTGTGGTTGATCGCGAACAGCCAGCTGCGGTCGCCGTCGCGCCGGCGTACCACCTCCACCCCGCTCGGCACCCGCACCGCCGGACGGACGCCTGCCTCGTCGAGCAGCCGGGCGACAAGCCTGTCGGTGGCCGGCTCGTCCAGCCGGGTGCCGACGTACCAGGCCGCGCCCGCGCCGACCGGATGCCGGGTCAGCGCCGGCACGCCGGGCAGAGGCCCATCGGTGTACGACGCCAGCACCTCGGCACCGTCGGCGTGCAGCCACTCGGTCCACACGTCGGCCGTACTGCCGTCGTCGAGCCGGACCTGCTCGCCCTCGCGCAGCGGAAAGAACTCCTCGGTCCGTACGCCCAGCAGCTCCCGGAACGCGCCCGGGTAGCCGCCCAGCCGGATGTGGTCGTTGTCGTCGACGATGCCGCTGAAGTAGGTGACGGCGGCGGTGCCTCCTGCCTCGACGTACCGGTGCAGCGCCTCGGCGTCGGCGTCCCGGACCAGGTAGAGGGTGGGTGCCAGGACAAGCCGGTAGCCGCTGAGATCCGCCGACGGGTGGACGATGTCGGCGGTCACCCCGGCCCGCCACAGCGCGCCGTACAGGGCGGTCAGGCGATCGGTGTAGGTGACGTCGACGCTGGGGTGTGAATCCAACTCGACGGCCCACCAGGCCTCGAAGTCGAACAGGATGGCCACGTCGGCGTCCACCCGGCTGCCGCGTACCTCGGCCAGGGCCTTGAGGTCCGCGCCGAGCTGGCAGACCTCGCGGAACACCTTGGTGTCCGGCCCGGCGTGTGGCACGAGCGCGGAGTGGAACTTCTCCGCGCCGGCCCGCGACGCGCGCCACTGGAAGAAGAGCACCCCGTCGGCGCCCCGGGCGACGTGCGCGAGGCTGTTGCGGCGCATCTGCCCGGGCAGCTTGGCCACGTTGCGGGGCTGCCAGTTGACAGCGCTCGTGGAGTGCTCCATCAGCAACCACGGGTCGCCGCCGGCCACCCCGCGGGTGTGGTCGGCGGCGAACGCCAACCCGACGTGCGCCTGCGGGTCGGCGGCGGCCAGGTAGTGGTCGTTGGACACGAGGTCCACGTCGTCGGCCCAGGAGTGGTAGTCCATGTGCTTGGTCATGCCGAGCATGAAGTTCGTGGTGACCGGCTGCCGGACCAGGGTCTTGAGCAGCGCGCGTTCGGCGCGCAGCTGGGCGCGTTGCTCGTCGGAGGAGAACCGCAGGAAGTCGAGCTGCTGGGTGGGGTTGGCGAACGTCGGTGCGCTGCGCGGCGGGTTGATCTCGGCCCAGTCGCCGTAGCGCTGGCTCCAGAACGCGGTGCCCCAGGCGTCGTTGAGCCGATCCAGGTCGCCGTAGCGCTCACGCAGCCAGCCGCGGAACGCCTCGGCGGTGACGTCGCAGTAGCAGTGCACGTTGTGACAGCCCAGCTCGTTGGACACATGCCACATCACCACCGCCGGATGCTCGGCGTACCGCTCGGCGACGGCCCGCACCAACTCCAGTGACCGCTCGCGGAACACGGGCGAGCTGGGGCAGTACGCCTGCCGTCCGCCCGGCCAGAGGATGGTGCCGTCGGCCCGGCGGGGCAGCGTCTCCGGATGCGCGCGGGCCAGCCAGGGCGGTGGGCTGGCGGTGGCGGTGGCCAGGTCGACCTGGATCCCGCCGTCGTGCAGGAGGCCCAGCACCCGGTCGAGCCAGCCGAACTCGAACCGGCCCGGGGTGGGCTCCAGAAGTGCCCAGGAGAAGATGCCGACGGAGACCAGGTTGACGCCGGCTCGCCGCATCAGCTCGACGTCCTCGGACCAGGTCTCTTCGGGCCACTGCTCGGGGTTGTAGTCGCCGCCGAAATAGATGCCGTCACCGTGCCATCGCCGCATGACAGGTGAGGGTGCACCGGGGAACCCACGGAAGTCAACAGGTTCCAACATCGATTTCCTTTCCAACGTTTACCACGTAACGGCCGCATTACAACTGGGTTATCGAAGGTGAACTGCCCCCTTGACAGCGCCTGACGGAGAGGTAGCTTGAGGCCCCACTGGTCGTTCGTGTTCGCCAATGTGGATTCTCGGTGGATCCCGATGTGTATTTCACGAGGCCGGCCCCGTTCTCCACCTGACGGCCCTTG from Micromonospora profundi harbors:
- a CDS encoding beta-galactosidase, whose product is MRRWHGDGIYFGGDYNPEQWPEETWSEDVELMRRAGVNLVSVGIFSWALLEPTPGRFEFGWLDRVLGLLHDGGIQVDLATATASPPPWLARAHPETLPRRADGTILWPGGRQAYCPSSPVFRERSLELVRAVAERYAEHPAVVMWHVSNELGCHNVHCYCDVTAEAFRGWLRERYGDLDRLNDAWGTAFWSQRYGDWAEINPPRSAPTFANPTQQLDFLRFSSDEQRAQLRAERALLKTLVRQPVTTNFMLGMTKHMDYHSWADDVDLVSNDHYLAAADPQAHVGLAFAADHTRGVAGGDPWLLMEHSTSAVNWQPRNVAKLPGQMRRNSLAHVARGADGVLFFQWRASRAGAEKFHSALVPHAGPDTKVFREVCQLGADLKALAEVRGSRVDADVAILFDFEAWWAVELDSHPSVDVTYTDRLTALYGALWRAGVTADIVHPSADLSGYRLVLAPTLYLVRDADAEALHRYVEAGGTAAVTYFSGIVDDNDHIRLGGYPGAFRELLGVRTEEFFPLREGEQVRLDDGSTADVWTEWLHADGAEVLASYTDGPLPGVPALTRHPVGAGAAWYVGTRLDEPATDRLVARLLDEAGVRPAVRVPSGVEVVRRRDGDRSWLFAINHTDNEVRVPVSGTELLTGALCAGELTVPAGEVAVIREDRADEPA